In one window of Holophagales bacterium DNA:
- a CDS encoding serine/threonine-protein kinase, which produces MKLLPPHLTLSPEARQRFEREARAIAALSHPNVCALYDVGREGDVDYLVMELLEGELLSKRLANGPLPFEQTPCALMGFVHRDLKPGNVMLTTSGAKLLDFGLAKAFEAQGPAEALTSVSTAEEEVTREGAILGTPPPPPPEPEGRKADTRSDIFAFGAVLYEMATGRKAFQGSSRASRISAIMTAEPEPVSVSQATAPPALDRLVRTCLAKDPEERWQSAHDVARELKWIAAGGSPAEVSAPSPARRGGLKRAAWIAAVLFGIALSVQVFLHLRQPRSGAGTPRALKLSILPPEGKAFQPGSVVLSPDGTRLAFVAPGADGRNVLWIRPLDSLEARPLPGTERAFSPFWSPDGNSVAFMTPDKLKRIDASGGPPQVLCDARVGRGGTWNRDGVIVFSPYPTEGLFRVSAGGGPPAPLTKLDLSRRENSHRWPTFLPDGRHFLFVVRSAQSENRAIYVGSLDSDKTTRLMSGTSNVLYASSPSGSSRGFLLFEHDGWLVARPFDARRLELAGEPIPIAPKVKGSDPLAAGTFTVSETGVLAYGSGTTALRQLAWIDRGDPGPSPGPPPSRAPSPDGKRVALDLVNLEPGGREIWLMELAHGVASRLTAASAAELSPVWSPDGTRIAFATSRGWGSTDIFQTLSSGAGRAEALLKSENRELPTDWSRDGQSLLFERVGMASKSEVWVLPLVGERKPAPVLQAPFNESQAVYSPDGRYIAYVSDESGRQEVYVQTSPLSAAKWRISPDGGSQPQWRRDGSELFYLTPDGRLMAAGVASGFEASSPTLLFRTEAMNQDVVGTASQYAVTSDGRRFLVSSPVDGQRSEPITVVLDWTADLKTP; this is translated from the coding sequence GTGAAGCTGCTCCCGCCGCACCTCACCCTCTCTCCGGAGGCCCGACAGCGGTTCGAGCGGGAGGCGAGGGCGATCGCGGCGCTGTCGCACCCGAACGTCTGTGCGCTCTACGACGTGGGGCGAGAGGGCGACGTGGACTACCTCGTGATGGAGCTGCTGGAGGGCGAATTGCTGTCGAAGCGCCTCGCGAACGGACCTCTCCCGTTCGAGCAGACGCCGTGCGCCCTCATGGGGTTCGTGCACCGGGATCTCAAGCCGGGCAACGTGATGCTGACGACGTCCGGGGCGAAGCTCCTCGACTTCGGGTTGGCGAAGGCGTTCGAAGCGCAGGGACCGGCCGAGGCCCTGACGTCCGTCTCGACAGCCGAAGAGGAGGTCACCCGCGAAGGAGCCATTCTCGGCACCCCCCCCCCACCCCCCCCCGAACCCGAGGGCAGGAAGGCGGACACGAGGTCCGACATTTTCGCGTTCGGCGCCGTCCTCTACGAGATGGCCACAGGCCGGAAGGCATTCCAGGGGAGCAGCCGGGCGAGTCGGATCTCGGCAATCATGACGGCGGAGCCGGAGCCGGTCTCGGTGTCTCAGGCGACGGCGCCGCCAGCGCTCGATCGCCTGGTGCGGACGTGCCTGGCGAAGGACCCAGAGGAACGCTGGCAGTCGGCGCACGACGTCGCCAGGGAGCTGAAATGGATTGCGGCAGGTGGCTCCCCGGCCGAAGTTTCCGCGCCGTCCCCGGCGAGGCGCGGGGGACTGAAGCGCGCTGCCTGGATCGCGGCGGTCCTGTTCGGCATCGCCCTGTCCGTACAGGTCTTTCTGCACCTTCGGCAGCCGAGATCGGGCGCCGGGACGCCGCGCGCCTTGAAGCTCTCGATCCTGCCTCCCGAAGGGAAAGCGTTCCAGCCCGGAAGCGTCGTCCTCTCCCCGGACGGAACCCGCCTCGCATTCGTCGCCCCGGGCGCGGATGGAAGGAACGTTCTCTGGATCCGCCCCCTCGACTCCCTCGAGGCCCGGCCGCTGCCGGGTACCGAGAGAGCCTTCTCGCCCTTCTGGTCGCCGGACGGCAACTCCGTCGCCTTCATGACGCCGGACAAGCTGAAGAGGATCGACGCATCCGGCGGCCCGCCCCAGGTCCTGTGTGACGCGCGGGTGGGGCGAGGCGGCACGTGGAATCGCGACGGCGTCATCGTCTTCTCTCCGTACCCCACCGAAGGGCTGTTTCGCGTCTCCGCGGGCGGAGGCCCGCCTGCTCCCCTGACGAAGCTCGATCTCTCCCGGCGCGAGAACTCCCATCGCTGGCCCACTTTCCTCCCCGACGGGAGGCACTTCCTCTTCGTCGTGCGGAGCGCACAGTCGGAAAACCGCGCGATCTACGTGGGGTCCCTCGATTCGGACAAGACCACGCGCCTGATGAGCGGGACCTCGAACGTCCTCTATGCCAGCTCCCCGTCCGGGAGTTCCAGGGGCTTCCTGCTCTTCGAGCACGATGGATGGCTCGTGGCGCGGCCGTTCGATGCCCGAAGGCTCGAACTCGCGGGCGAACCGATTCCCATCGCACCGAAGGTCAAGGGGAGCGATCCGCTGGCGGCCGGCACGTTTACCGTTTCCGAAACGGGCGTACTGGCCTACGGCAGCGGGACCACCGCGCTCCGACAGCTCGCCTGGATCGATCGAGGGGACCCTGGGCCCTCCCCCGGGCCCCCCCCCTCCCGGGCGCCTTCCCCCGACGGCAAGCGCGTGGCCCTCGACCTCGTGAATCTCGAACCCGGGGGTCGCGAGATCTGGCTCATGGAGCTCGCCCACGGCGTCGCGTCGAGGCTCACCGCTGCGTCGGCGGCGGAGCTGTCCCCGGTCTGGTCGCCGGACGGGACCCGCATCGCCTTCGCGACGAGTCGGGGGTGGGGCTCGACGGACATCTTCCAGACCCTGTCCAGCGGTGCCGGACGAGCGGAGGCGCTCCTGAAGTCCGAGAATCGAGAGCTTCCGACAGACTGGTCGCGGGATGGGCAGTCCCTGCTCTTCGAGAGGGTCGGCATGGCCTCGAAGAGCGAGGTCTGGGTCCTCCCGCTCGTCGGCGAGCGCAAGCCGGCCCCCGTTCTCCAGGCGCCCTTCAACGAGTCCCAGGCGGTGTATTCCCCCGACGGGCGCTACATCGCATACGTCTCCGACGAATCGGGCCGACAGGAGGTCTACGTGCAGACCTCTCCGCTCTCGGCCGCCAAATGGCGAATCTCGCCGGACGGGGGATCACAGCCGCAGTGGCGCCGCGACGGGAGCGAGCTCTTCTATCTCACCCCCGACGGCCGTCTCATGGCGGCGGGCGTCGCTTCAGGGTTCGAGGCCTCCAGCCCGACTCTCCTGTTTCGAACCGAGGCTATGAACCAGGACGTCGTCGGCACCGCGAGCCAGTACGCCGTGACCTCCGATGGCCGCCGCTTCCTGGTCAGCTCGCCCGTGGACGGCCAGAGAAGCGAGCCGATCACCGTCGTCCTCGACTGGACCGCGGACCTGAAGACGCCGTGA
- a CDS encoding RluA family pseudouridine synthase, which yields MSGDGERPRRTFTADRGDARERLDRVLLRHLADLPEASRTKVQEWIDASLVTVNGRAVTKASAKVATGDLVDTVLPPPLPPKAELIPQDIPLSILFEDEHLLVLDKPPGLVVHPAVGHRDGTLVNALLFHSKEWGGEADRPGLVHRLDKDTSGVLVVAKNEASHAGMARAMKARTLVKEYLAVAYGRTAVTKGKVDLRILRDPHDRKRMTTSKTEGRESTTLYERLGESTGDKAGLSLLLCTLVTGRTHQIRAHLKAIHHPIVGDATYGSPRWKGIVDPTLQAACRDFPRQALHARRLAFDHPVTHQRVDAVAPIPADIAALLAVAGLSL from the coding sequence GTGAGCGGGGACGGCGAGCGCCCGCGCCGGACCTTCACCGCCGATCGCGGCGACGCCCGCGAGCGCCTCGACCGCGTCCTCCTCCGCCACCTCGCCGACCTCCCGGAGGCCTCCAGGACGAAGGTCCAGGAGTGGATCGACGCGAGCCTCGTCACCGTCAACGGGCGCGCGGTGACGAAAGCTTCCGCGAAGGTCGCGACCGGCGACCTCGTCGACACCGTCCTCCCCCCTCCCCTGCCGCCGAAGGCGGAGCTGATCCCGCAGGACATCCCCCTCTCGATCCTGTTCGAGGACGAGCACCTTCTCGTCCTCGACAAGCCCCCCGGCCTCGTCGTACACCCCGCCGTCGGCCACCGAGACGGCACCCTCGTCAACGCACTCCTCTTTCACTCGAAGGAATGGGGTGGCGAGGCCGACCGCCCCGGTCTCGTCCACCGCCTCGACAAAGACACCTCCGGCGTCCTCGTCGTCGCCAAGAACGAGGCCTCGCACGCCGGCATGGCGAGGGCCATGAAGGCCCGCACTCTCGTGAAGGAGTACCTCGCGGTCGCCTACGGCCGGACCGCCGTCACGAAGGGCAAGGTCGACCTGCGCATCCTGCGCGACCCGCACGACCGCAAGCGCATGACGACGTCGAAGACCGAGGGACGCGAGTCGACGACGCTCTACGAGCGCCTCGGTGAGTCGACGGGAGACAAGGCCGGCCTCTCCCTCCTCCTTTGCACCCTCGTCACCGGACGAACGCACCAGATCCGCGCCCACCTCAAGGCGATCCACCACCCCATCGTCGGCGACGCCACCTATGGCTCGCCGCGCTGGAAGGGCATCGTCGACCCCACGCTCCAGGCCGCCTGCCGCGACTTTCCCCGCCAGGCCCTCCACGCCCGCCGCCTCGCTTTCGACCACCCGGTCACGCACCAGCGTGTCGACGCCGTCGCGCCGATCCCGGCCGACATCGCGGCACTGCTCGCGGTGGCGGGGCTCTCCCTCTGA
- the lspA gene encoding signal peptidase II, giving the protein MSPVRLRALYLALAALVVLLDQATKMMIRAWVPLHDRIVVITGFFDITHVENTGAAFGLFAGATSPYRPILLNAVAFLVFVLVLVYAFKSPVHWKRLQLALAGILGGAVGNLIDRIGSGAVTDFVRLHAADKWEWPSFNVADSAITVGVVLLALDIWKNPDGAETKPES; this is encoded by the coding sequence GTGAGCCCGGTCCGTCTCCGGGCGCTCTACCTCGCCCTCGCGGCCCTCGTCGTCCTCCTCGACCAGGCGACGAAGATGATGATCCGCGCCTGGGTTCCGCTCCACGACCGGATCGTCGTCATCACCGGCTTCTTCGACATCACCCACGTCGAGAACACGGGCGCCGCGTTCGGCCTCTTCGCGGGAGCGACCTCTCCGTACCGCCCGATTCTCCTCAACGCCGTCGCGTTCCTCGTCTTCGTCCTCGTCCTCGTCTACGCGTTCAAGAGCCCGGTCCACTGGAAGCGGCTCCAGCTCGCCCTCGCCGGCATCCTCGGCGGCGCCGTCGGGAACCTCATCGACCGTATCGGCTCGGGCGCCGTGACCGACTTCGTCCGCCTCCACGCCGCAGACAAGTGGGAGTGGCCTTCCTTCAACGTCGCCGACAGCGCCATCACCGTGGGCGTCGTCCTCCTCGCGCTCGACATCTGGAAGAACCCCGACGGCGCGGAGACGAAGCCGGAGTCCTGA
- a CDS encoding FAD-dependent oxidoreductase, whose amino-acid sequence MSRHDVVVVGGGISGLTFAFHAARAGRSVLVLESAGKPGGCITTRRADGGYWFEVGAHTCYNSYLGFTGLIDACALRGEVLQRAKTHLRFLDGDRLVPGSNLGVMLRLFGWFEAAVSLPRMIGAKKEGKTVAQFYSSIVGKRNYAKVLGPMLSAVPSQSADAFPAGMLFKMRDTRRKDFPRSFTLRGGLQTMTDALARQPGIEVATGRMAVSLEANGSGWAVVTDDGERHEAGVAAVATPPSAAAAFLGGAAPDLAAQVSRVKDTVVETLAFAVRASKVSRFPVSMFLVPRKDVFHSAVTRDSVPDPEWRSFAFHFKPGLTPEERVARVTRLLGLGKADLEELVEKRTILPSPELGHEAIVAEIDRLSAGKKLSVLGNWFAGLSIEDCVDRSRSEWARVAAAG is encoded by the coding sequence ATGAGCAGACACGACGTCGTCGTCGTCGGGGGCGGGATCAGCGGCCTGACGTTCGCCTTTCACGCCGCACGGGCCGGACGGTCCGTCCTCGTCCTCGAGAGCGCCGGAAAGCCGGGCGGCTGCATCACGACCCGGAGGGCGGACGGCGGCTACTGGTTCGAGGTGGGCGCGCACACCTGCTACAACTCCTACCTCGGATTCACCGGGCTGATCGACGCATGCGCGTTGCGCGGTGAGGTACTGCAGCGGGCGAAAACGCACCTGCGCTTCCTCGACGGCGACCGGCTCGTTCCCGGATCGAATCTCGGCGTGATGCTGCGGCTCTTCGGATGGTTCGAGGCGGCGGTGAGCCTTCCGCGGATGATCGGGGCGAAGAAGGAAGGGAAGACGGTCGCTCAGTTCTACTCGAGCATCGTCGGAAAGCGGAACTACGCGAAGGTCCTGGGCCCGATGCTGTCGGCGGTCCCGTCGCAGAGCGCCGACGCGTTTCCGGCCGGGATGCTGTTCAAGATGCGCGACACGCGCCGGAAGGACTTTCCGCGCAGCTTCACGCTCCGCGGGGGCCTGCAGACGATGACCGACGCGCTCGCCCGGCAGCCCGGCATCGAGGTGGCGACGGGGCGGATGGCCGTGAGCCTCGAGGCGAACGGGTCCGGCTGGGCCGTCGTGACGGACGACGGCGAGCGGCACGAGGCGGGCGTCGCGGCGGTGGCCACGCCCCCGTCCGCCGCGGCGGCGTTCCTCGGCGGGGCCGCGCCCGACCTCGCCGCCCAGGTCTCGCGCGTGAAGGACACGGTCGTCGAGACGCTCGCCTTCGCGGTGCGCGCCTCGAAGGTCAGCAGGTTCCCGGTCTCGATGTTCCTGGTGCCGCGGAAGGACGTCTTCCACTCGGCGGTGACGCGCGACTCGGTGCCCGACCCCGAGTGGCGTTCCTTCGCGTTCCACTTCAAGCCGGGACTCACGCCGGAAGAGAGGGTCGCCCGGGTGACGCGGCTCCTCGGGCTTGGAAAAGCGGATCTCGAGGAGCTCGTCGAGAAGAGGACGATTCTCCCGTCGCCGGAGCTCGGGCACGAAGCGATCGTCGCGGAGATCGACCGGCTCTCGGCGGGGAAGAAACTCTCCGTCCTCGGGAACTGGTTCGCCGGCCTCTCGATCGAGGACTGCGTCGACCGCTCGCGGAGCGAGTGGGCGCGGGTCGCCGCGGCCGGTTAG
- the lgt gene encoding prolipoprotein diacylglyceryl transferase has product MHPELLHLGPIVLPAYGAALGVAFLLGVLLLKRRAPEYGIDGETAVDMGIWLILSGLLGAKVLLLVVEGPGYYLTSFRGLLELFRAGGVFYGGLLGALVAAVFFVKVKKVPFLAFADAAAPAVALGQAIGRIGCLAAGCCWGAQCTKPWAITFTDPKAGENVGVPMGIPLHPTQIYEAVGLFLLTGLIVWFGKGRAAGRTFSLYLIGAAILRFTVELFRGDPRGNMPSTDLSTSQGIAIGLFVLGLGILAFGRKRAEVPAEA; this is encoded by the coding sequence ATGCATCCCGAGCTCCTCCACCTCGGCCCGATCGTCCTCCCCGCCTACGGCGCCGCCCTCGGCGTCGCCTTCCTCCTGGGCGTCCTCCTGCTCAAGCGGCGGGCACCGGAGTACGGCATCGACGGCGAGACCGCCGTCGACATGGGCATCTGGCTCATCCTCTCCGGCCTCCTCGGCGCCAAGGTCCTCCTCCTCGTCGTCGAGGGCCCGGGCTATTACCTCACCTCGTTCCGCGGGCTCCTCGAGCTCTTCCGGGCCGGCGGCGTCTTCTACGGGGGCCTCCTCGGCGCGCTCGTCGCAGCCGTCTTCTTCGTCAAGGTCAAGAAGGTCCCCTTCCTCGCCTTCGCCGACGCCGCCGCCCCCGCCGTGGCGCTCGGCCAGGCCATCGGCCGCATCGGCTGCCTCGCTGCCGGCTGTTGCTGGGGCGCGCAGTGCACCAAGCCCTGGGCGATCACGTTCACCGACCCCAAGGCAGGCGAGAACGTCGGCGTCCCCATGGGGATCCCGCTCCATCCGACGCAGATCTACGAGGCGGTCGGCCTCTTTCTCCTCACAGGCCTCATCGTCTGGTTCGGCAAGGGCCGCGCCGCGGGCCGCACCTTCTCCCTCTACCTCATCGGTGCGGCAATCCTCCGCTTCACGGTCGAGCTCTTCCGCGGCGACCCGCGCGGGAACATGCCCTCGACGGACCTCTCCACCTCGCAGGGCATCGCCATCGGTCTGTTCGTTCTCGGCCTCGGCATACTCGCTTTCGGACGCAAGCGCGCCGAGGTTCCCGCAGAGGCGTGA
- the ileS gene encoding isoleucine--tRNA ligase, producing MEARDFKDTLHLPKTSFPMKADLPKREPERLARWLDSGLYEKVLEARREAGAPRYILHDGPPYANGRIHIGTALNKILKDIVVRSKSHAGFEAPYVPGWDCHGLPIELKVDKELGSKKREMDPVTFRKACREYAQKWVVAQRSDFQRLGILGAWDAPYRTMDFGYQAAIARSFGEFLAKGLVTFGFKAVLWCVQCKTALAEAEVEYEDRKDASIHVAFPMPVTDALRALWGEALAADAELFAVIWTTTPWTLPANRAVCLGPEIPYVLARRASEPAKLYVLAAPLVEATAKALGWADLAAIPGTARRGADVEMARPTYRRPFDVDGISFGFLLGEHVSTDDGTGLVHTAPGHGREDHDVVKRSGFPVDDPALCPVDPAGFYDHHVPEPLRGKRVVAAKSPDLDANRAVLALLEAGDPSGARLLGKTDMVHSYPHCWRCKSPVVFRATHQWFIDLGALRDRALTEIREKVEWVPAFGVNRIGAMVENRLEWTISRQRLWGSPITILRPAEPRDDVEYYPSADDPAELKLFFDHLVAIFEKHGADAWWDDESFPADAFVPPTSKWKGVAFEKVKDILDVWFDSGVSHAAVLGTSAYGVASPYTDPKAPHVLYLEGHDQHRGWFQSSLLTAVALNGKAPYDTVVTHGFVVAGDGRKMSKSMGNTVEPDEVISKHGADVLRLWVASTDYTDDIRLNQEILTRTSEAYRKIRNTARFLLSNLFDFDPATSAVDPEKLEPVDRLLVARAALLLADARKAYDRFEFHAVARRLREFATTDLSALWCDVRKDALFVLGKDDPARRSAQTAAYRIAEALALLLNPICPFTAEEIWESLPGHEGTSPNLATWDSLVLATLTEEQHAAWGRLLDVRAAFVGALEPLRRDGVVGTSAQARAEVEKTGAFTADLATTGLDEVRFAELLIVPEVVFRVPAAEGDTSLPAVSAHAAEGTKCPRCWQVKRDGDDTGLCGRCQAILSSATAGETAAGA from the coding sequence ATGGAAGCCCGCGACTTCAAAGACACGCTCCACCTCCCGAAGACCTCCTTCCCGATGAAGGCGGACCTCCCGAAGCGGGAGCCGGAGCGGCTCGCCCGCTGGCTCGACTCCGGCCTTTACGAGAAGGTCCTCGAGGCCCGCCGCGAGGCGGGGGCCCCCCGCTACATCCTCCACGACGGCCCGCCCTACGCGAACGGGCGCATTCACATCGGGACGGCCCTGAACAAGATCCTCAAGGACATCGTCGTCCGCTCGAAGTCCCATGCGGGCTTCGAGGCGCCCTACGTCCCCGGCTGGGACTGCCACGGCCTGCCGATCGAGCTGAAGGTCGACAAGGAGCTCGGCTCGAAGAAGCGGGAGATGGACCCCGTCACGTTCCGCAAGGCCTGCCGCGAATACGCCCAGAAATGGGTCGTCGCCCAGCGGAGCGACTTTCAGCGCCTCGGCATCCTGGGCGCCTGGGACGCCCCGTACCGGACGATGGACTTCGGCTATCAGGCGGCCATCGCCCGGTCGTTCGGCGAGTTCCTGGCGAAGGGACTCGTGACGTTCGGCTTCAAGGCGGTCCTCTGGTGCGTCCAGTGCAAGACCGCCCTCGCCGAGGCCGAGGTGGAATACGAGGACCGCAAGGACGCCTCGATCCACGTCGCCTTCCCGATGCCCGTCACCGACGCGCTCCGCGCCCTCTGGGGCGAGGCGCTCGCCGCCGATGCCGAGCTCTTCGCCGTCATCTGGACGACGACCCCCTGGACCCTTCCGGCGAACCGCGCCGTCTGCCTCGGACCGGAGATCCCTTACGTCCTCGCCCGCCGCGCCTCCGAGCCCGCGAAGCTCTACGTCCTCGCCGCTCCTCTCGTCGAGGCGACGGCGAAGGCCCTCGGCTGGGCCGACCTCGCCGCCATCCCCGGCACGGCCCGCAGGGGCGCCGACGTCGAGATGGCCCGACCCACGTACCGGCGCCCGTTCGACGTCGACGGGATCTCCTTTGGCTTCCTCCTCGGCGAGCACGTCTCGACCGACGACGGCACCGGACTCGTGCACACCGCCCCGGGCCACGGCCGCGAAGACCACGACGTCGTCAAGCGGAGCGGATTCCCGGTGGATGACCCGGCCCTGTGCCCCGTCGACCCGGCCGGCTTCTACGATCACCACGTTCCCGAGCCGCTCCGCGGCAAGCGGGTCGTCGCGGCGAAGTCGCCCGACCTCGACGCGAACCGCGCCGTCCTCGCCCTCCTCGAGGCGGGCGACCCCTCGGGCGCGCGCCTCCTCGGGAAAACCGACATGGTCCACAGCTACCCCCACTGCTGGCGCTGCAAGAGCCCCGTCGTCTTCCGGGCGACGCACCAGTGGTTCATCGACCTCGGGGCGCTGCGCGACCGGGCCCTCACCGAGATCCGCGAGAAGGTCGAGTGGGTCCCCGCGTTCGGCGTGAACCGGATCGGCGCGATGGTCGAGAACCGTCTCGAGTGGACGATCTCGCGCCAGAGGCTCTGGGGCTCCCCCATCACCATCCTCCGCCCCGCCGAGCCGCGCGACGACGTCGAGTACTACCCCTCCGCCGACGACCCGGCCGAGCTGAAGCTCTTCTTCGACCACCTCGTCGCCATCTTCGAGAAGCACGGCGCCGACGCCTGGTGGGACGACGAGAGCTTCCCCGCCGACGCTTTCGTCCCGCCGACGTCGAAGTGGAAGGGCGTCGCCTTCGAGAAGGTGAAGGACATCCTCGACGTCTGGTTCGACTCGGGCGTCTCCCACGCCGCCGTCCTCGGCACGTCGGCCTACGGCGTCGCCTCTCCCTACACCGACCCGAAGGCCCCCCACGTCCTCTACCTCGAGGGGCACGACCAGCACCGCGGCTGGTTCCAGTCTTCGCTCCTGACGGCGGTCGCCCTCAACGGCAAGGCCCCCTACGACACCGTCGTGACGCACGGCTTCGTCGTCGCGGGCGACGGACGGAAGATGTCCAAGTCGATGGGCAACACCGTCGAGCCCGACGAGGTCATCTCCAAGCACGGCGCCGACGTCCTGCGGCTCTGGGTCGCCTCCACCGACTACACCGACGACATCCGCCTCAACCAGGAGATCCTCACCCGGACCTCCGAGGCCTACCGGAAGATCCGCAACACCGCGCGCTTCCTCCTCTCGAACCTCTTCGACTTCGACCCGGCCACCAGCGCCGTCGACCCGGAGAAGCTCGAGCCGGTGGACCGCCTTCTCGTCGCCCGCGCGGCGCTCCTCCTCGCCGACGCGCGCAAGGCGTACGACCGCTTCGAGTTCCACGCCGTCGCGCGCCGGCTCCGCGAGTTCGCGACGACCGACCTCTCCGCGCTCTGGTGCGACGTCCGCAAGGACGCCCTCTTCGTCCTCGGCAAGGACGACCCCGCGCGCCGCTCCGCCCAGACGGCCGCCTACCGCATCGCCGAGGCCCTGGCCCTCCTCCTCAACCCGATCTGCCCCTTCACCGCCGAGGAGATCTGGGAGTCCCTGCCGGGCCACGAGGGGACCTCCCCGAACCTCGCCACGTGGGACAGCCTCGTCCTCGCGACCCTCACCGAGGAGCAGCACGCGGCCTGGGGCCGCCTCCTCGACGTCCGTGCCGCGTTCGTCGGAGCCCTCGAGCCGCTCCGCCGCGACGGTGTCGTCGGCACGAGCGCGCAGGCTCGCGCCGAGGTCGAGAAGACAGGGGCCTTCACGGCCGACCTCGCGACCACCGGCCTCGACGAGGTGCGATTCGCCGAGCTCCTCATCGTCCCCGAGGTCGTCTTCCGCGTTCCGGCGGCCGAAGGCGACACCAGCCTGCCCGCCGTCTCGGCCCACGCCGCCGAAGGGACGAAGTGCCCGCGCTGCTGGCAGGTGAAGCGCGACGGCGACGACACCGGCCTCTGCGGCCGCTGCCAGGCGATCCTCTCGTCGGCGACGGCGGGAGAGACGGCGGCCGGCGCGTGA
- a CDS encoding HAD family phosphatase, producing the protein MELRAVLFDMDGVLVFSEDAWFAVYNRMLVQFGRAPVPRAEFDAIYGNGATADRDAYLPDRTVEEIEAAYASLFEEHLGQVRPNVEAKGVLVELRRRGIRIAVATNTTAPLARRILDLQGLLPLVDATASANEAGAGKPDPAVVRLAAERVGTPLSQCLFVGDSRFDAQAAAAAPVRFVGLGHGDGERIERLGEILDLVPDPSLR; encoded by the coding sequence ATGGAGCTTCGCGCCGTTCTCTTCGACATGGACGGTGTCCTCGTCTTCTCGGAGGACGCCTGGTTCGCCGTCTACAACCGGATGCTCGTCCAGTTCGGCCGCGCGCCGGTCCCGCGGGCCGAGTTCGACGCGATCTACGGAAACGGCGCGACGGCCGACCGGGACGCCTACCTGCCCGATCGGACGGTGGAGGAGATCGAGGCGGCGTACGCCAGCCTCTTCGAGGAGCACCTGGGTCAGGTCCGGCCGAACGTCGAAGCGAAAGGGGTCCTCGTGGAGCTGCGGCGCAGGGGTATCCGGATCGCCGTCGCCACGAACACGACGGCGCCTCTGGCGCGCCGGATCCTGGACCTCCAGGGCCTTCTCCCGCTCGTCGACGCCACCGCGTCGGCCAACGAAGCCGGCGCAGGCAAGCCGGACCCGGCCGTCGTCCGGCTGGCCGCGGAGCGGGTGGGAACGCCGCTCTCGCAATGCCTGTTCGTGGGCGATTCCCGGTTCGACGCCCAGGCGGCCGCCGCCGCGCCGGTGCGGTTCGTCGGCCTCGGCCACGGCGACGGGGAGCGGATCGAACGGCTCGGGGAGATCCTCGACCTCGTCCCGGACCCGTCGCTCCGCTAA
- a CDS encoding Gfo/Idh/MocA family oxidoreductase → MPDKIKTGIAGCGYLGRHHARILTELSLSEPVGFVEPNDDMAAEIEGKYGAAGLVRCRSVKELLERGATAVVVATPTSTHAEVAEELLSGGADVLVEKPMTVTLDEADRLIAVARGNGRVLQVGHIERFNPAVVAVLPLVTEPKFIEAHRLGVFVPRALDVDVVLDLLVHDLDIALEIVKRPVTAIHAVGVPILSKKVDIASIRLEFEGGCVANLTASRVSTEKTRKFRFFQPDWYFSIDTQARDVTAYRLDRLSGPPRIMEWPVAVVAADPLTAEDGAFLEACRTRTEPAVTGEAGRAALKLALDVQEEVRRRLG, encoded by the coding sequence ATGCCCGACAAGATCAAGACAGGAATCGCCGGATGCGGCTACCTGGGCCGCCACCACGCCCGGATCCTCACCGAGCTCTCCCTCTCCGAGCCCGTCGGCTTCGTCGAGCCGAACGACGACATGGCCGCCGAGATCGAGGGCAAGTACGGAGCCGCCGGGCTCGTCCGCTGCCGCTCCGTGAAGGAGCTGCTCGAGAGGGGCGCGACGGCCGTCGTCGTCGCGACCCCCACCTCCACGCATGCCGAGGTCGCCGAGGAGCTGCTCTCGGGCGGAGCCGACGTTCTCGTCGAAAAGCCGATGACCGTCACCCTGGACGAGGCCGACCGTCTGATCGCGGTGGCCCGCGGGAACGGCCGCGTCCTCCAGGTGGGGCACATCGAGCGCTTCAACCCGGCGGTCGTCGCCGTCCTGCCGCTCGTGACCGAGCCGAAGTTCATCGAGGCGCACCGCCTCGGCGTCTTCGTCCCGCGGGCGCTCGACGTCGACGTCGTCCTCGACCTCCTCGTCCACGACCTCGACATCGCGCTCGAGATCGTGAAGCGGCCGGTGACCGCGATCCACGCCGTCGGCGTGCCGATCCTGTCGAAGAAGGTCGACATCGCCTCCATCCGCCTCGAGTTCGAGGGGGGGTGCGTGGCGAACCTCACCGCCTCGCGCGTCTCGACGGAGAAGACCCGGAAGTTCCGCTTCTTCCAGCCCGACTGGTACTTCTCGATCGACACGCAGGCGCGGGACGTGACGGCCTACCGTCTCGATCGTCTGAGCGGCCCGCCCCGGATCATGGAGTGGCCCGTCGCGGTGGTCGCCGCCGATCCGCTCACCGCGGAGGACGGAGCGTTCCTCGAAGCGTGCCGCACGCGGACCGAGCCGGCCGTGACGGGAGAGGCCGGTCGCGCGGCCCTGAAGCTCGCCCTCGACGTCCAGGAGGAAGTCCGGCGGAGGCTGGGTTGA